AGACTGACAGGTGCTACAGCAGAGTGGGAGGAAAACCCCAATGTCCACCACCTCCCATTCAGATGAGTTCACAGGATGGGGAATGACGTGGACTGGCCCACACTCGAGAGCGAGGGAGGAGTGTCTGCCGTATTCACCtaaggagggtggggggggcaggccACAGTCTGGACCAGCCCATTCCAGTGGACAGGGGTGTGTATCTGAATCAGTTCATTCTACTGGGCAGGAGGGATTTCAAACCAGCCTATTCtagtggttgggggtggggaagatcaTTAGGGTTGATCCATTCTGCAGTAGGAGAGGGAGACCTAATTGGGGagtgggggctgagggcaggggacATCTACCCTGGTCCTCTTTCAGCATAAGGAATGAAATGGGGTGGGAGCGGGGGAAGGCAGATTCCGGCTATAtccatttttgggggggggggacaccagTGACTGGTGGGTAGCATTTGGAGGGGATCTAGGGAAATtcggggtcatgatctccccacaTTCTCCAGATCAAGGTCGTTGGGAATGATGGCtctcagggagaggggcagccttcccttgggggggggggggggcggggaaggtgCCCATCTGTCATTATTAGGGCCCTCAAGATGAGAAGTACTTGGGAGACCCATTTCTCACTGCTAGGTCCCCACAGCTTGGAGGCTGCCTATTGACTTGGGGGTGCCCAGCGTATATTCCAGGGGTCTCACACTCAGGGGTCTCTTCATGGACCCTGGACCCCGGAGCTGAGGAATCTCTCCGTTTATTTGCTGCCCTCCAGCTCAGGGCCCTGTGTGGGCGTCTGGTGGCCCTGTCTCTCCAGCCAGGGTCCCCTTGCTTCAGGGCCCGTGGATCTGGACCCAGGCCGGGCCGGGCCCAAGTCCAGCCCCGCCCCGGGGAGGGGCGGTTGGGCGGAGGCGCGGCCTGGCCGTCAGTCCATGCCCCGGTGCAGCTTCAGGTGCCGAGAGAGGTTGCTGAGCGTGATGAAGCCCTTGCCGCAAATGTGGCAGGGAAAGGGCCGCTCGGTGCCGTGCAGCAGCCGGTGGCGCTTGAGGTAGCACTCGTGGCGGAAGAACTTGCCGCACTCGAGGCACGGGAACGGCTTCTCGCCCGTGTGCACCAGCACGTGCCTCTCCAGGTCGCGCGGCGAGCGGAACAGCTTCTCGCACTCGGAGCAGCCGAAGATCTTCTTGCCCCGGCCCGAGCCGGACGCGGCCTCCCCGGCCGCCGGCTCCCCCTCCGGGGCCGCGGGCGTCGCCTCCGCCCCTCCACCCTCGCCGTGGCTGGCCCGCCGGTGCTCTTCTAGGGCCGCCAGGGCCGCGTACAGGGCCCCGCAGTGGCCGCAGCCGTAGGTGGCGGGCCCCGAGTGGGCCTCCAGGTGGCTGGCCAGCGCGGCAGCTGAAGCGAAGAAGGTCCCGCAGTCGCACTGGTACAGGGTGTCTTCCGGCGCCTCGGCCACGGCCGCGGGCGCTGGGGCCTCCCCGCCACCCTCGGGGAGCAGCCCCCGGAGCTCAGGCACGCCGCACCCCGGCCGTGGCCAGGAGCAGCCCGCCGTACAGGCGGCTGGGGTGCTGCTGCCTCCGCAGgacgccgcctccgccgccgtcGGCCGCACCCGCGGCCCAGGCCTGCGCAGGGGGCGCGGCCCGGGCCTCTGAGGTCGTGCGCAGCTTGTGCCGCTCTAGCAGCGCAGGGGCGTTGAAGGTCCGCGCTCGCAGCGCGGGCACTTGAAGGGCTTCACATCAGTGTGCGCCGCCCAGTGGGCCGCCAGCTCGCGGCCCTTGGTCGAAGCGCGCGCACAGGCTCCGCAGGCGGAACGGGGGCAGTGAGGCGGAGGCGCGTGGCCGCGGCCTCCGCCAGCCCCCAGCTGCCGGGCCCGCGCCCGCCGCCTCTGGGCCCTCTCCGCCAGCAGCTCCCGCACCACGCAAACGAGCAAGGGGCACACGTTGCAGCAGACGGAGCAGGGCCGCGCTCAGGGAAGGGCAGGCCTGGGCCGGGCTGCAGTGGAGACGGGAGCACCCCACGGTGCTGGCGCTTGAGGTGGCGGCCCAAGCTGGAGCGTGAGGAGAAGCGCAGCTCGCATACCAGGCAGCAGTAGGGTTTCTCACCAGTGTGGACGacctgggagggagagagggagagcgtggcATCAGAGCAGAGGGTCCAGTCTGCAGGGCAGATTCCTGCCCTCCCGACTGGCCTTGCCTAGCTTCgaccttctccctcttcttctctgaTTTGGGTCatgttgggattctttctgccccttccctcgcaggacctttgcacgtgctgttcctTTAGGCTGGAGAACTCTTCCTCCCATTCGTCCAGACTAACTCTTACTCATTTTCACCAAGCCCACCTAGGAAACTGGGACTCCCTGGGAGAATGGCTAGGTACTAGGGCTCTGAGCACTAACAAACCTGGGTTCAGGTCCCCCCTCTGCCTTCTACTTGCAGTGAAAACTAGACAAGTAACATCATCTCTGAGGCTctgcttttctcctctgtgaCACGGGCACAAGATGTGCCATCTCACAGGGTCGTTGTGAGTATAGGATAAAATCATCACTAAATAGCTACTCAATTCCTAGAAATTGTAATTATTATTGATAAACGTTCCGCCCTCCTATGGATGTCCTCTAAGGGGGTGGATATCGGGAAGA
The Lynx canadensis isolate LIC74 chromosome E2, mLynCan4.pri.v2, whole genome shotgun sequence genome window above contains:
- the FIZ1 gene encoding LOW QUALITY PROTEIN: flt3-interacting zinc finger protein 1 (The sequence of the model RefSeq protein was modified relative to this genomic sequence to represent the inferred CDS: inserted 1 base in 1 codon; deleted 6 bases in 4 codons; substituted 1 base at 1 genomic stop codon) — protein: MVGFREQSQRNLAGSSNQNSLPVEPLLGPCLSQGAARTATVLLTPHLHCMRESLHSPLPSHHATMDDAPLPVPPVPAPAPAPAPPAAAALRVPFHCSECGKSFRYRSDLRRHFARHTALKPHACPRCGKGFKHSFNLANHLRSHTGERPYRCSACPKGFRDSTGLLHHQVVHTGEKPYCCLVCELRFSSRSSLGRHLKRQHRGVLPSPLQPGPGLPPXARPCSVCCNVCPLLVCXGAGAAGGEGPEAAGAGPAAGGWRRPRPRASASLPPFACGACARASTKGRELAAHWAAHTDVKPFKCPRCERTFNAPALLERHKLRTTSEARAAPPAQAWAAGAADGGGGGVLRRQQHPSRLYGGLLLATAGCGVPELRGLLPEGGGEAPAPAAVAEAPEDTLYQCDCGTFFASAAALASHLEAHSGPATYGCGHCGALYAALAALEEHRRASHGEGGGAEATPAAPEGEPAAGEAASGSGRGKKIFGCSECEKLFRSPRDLERHVLVHTGEKPFPCLECGKFFRHECYLKRHRLLHGTERPFPCHICGKGFITLSNLSRHLKLHRGMD